In one Nocardia tengchongensis genomic region, the following are encoded:
- a CDS encoding ribonuclease domain-containing protein codes for MKKPSKQASAWLTLGVAVLLLIVAFLANRAGDHPRDTGNTAKPVATSTVRTTAKPGAATPAPADQAAPPSKVAGVPDRAYATLVEIDAGRWPDSANSPGTKGGDPWQNRDGSLARRDASGKAISYQEWDVNPKQRGQTRDAERIITGSDGSAYYTGDHYKTFTRMR; via the coding sequence ATGAAGAAGCCGTCCAAGCAGGCGAGCGCCTGGCTGACGCTGGGCGTGGCCGTGCTGTTGCTGATCGTGGCCTTCCTCGCCAACCGGGCCGGCGATCATCCGCGTGATACCGGCAACACCGCGAAACCCGTTGCCACCTCGACGGTTCGGACCACGGCCAAGCCGGGCGCTGCTACCCCGGCTCCGGCCGATCAGGCCGCGCCGCCGTCCAAGGTGGCGGGCGTACCGGACCGCGCCTACGCCACCCTGGTGGAGATCGACGCCGGGCGCTGGCCGGATTCGGCCAACTCGCCCGGCACCAAGGGCGGTGACCCCTGGCAGAACCGGGACGGCAGCCTGGCCCGCAGGGACGCCTCCGGCAAGGCCATCAGTTATCAGGAATGGGATGTGAATCCCAAGCAGCGCGGCCAGACCCGCGACGCCGAACGCATCATCACCGGCAGCGACGGGTCGGCGTACTACACGGGGGACCACTACAAAACCTTCACGAGGATGCGCTGA
- a CDS encoding TetR/AcrR family transcriptional regulator: protein MTGQRTYGGSTADQRRTQRRTALLGAALDILGTQGIDKLTVSALCSGAGLNERYYYENFAGRDAVLSALFDTIAEELATALLAGLQSAPDDTRAKAHAAITAGIHVLTEDPRKARVALVVSTATPELRTRTTHTIKAFANLVAAEGIDFYGITESQPDPLIGFRATYLVGGLVQTLMAWLQGDIPMTRDELVEATTDVFVLLGEDLAREIRR from the coding sequence GTGACCGGGCAACGGACCTACGGCGGCAGCACCGCCGACCAGCGACGCACGCAGCGCCGCACCGCCCTGCTCGGCGCCGCCCTCGACATCCTCGGCACCCAGGGCATCGACAAGCTCACCGTCTCCGCACTGTGCTCGGGCGCGGGCCTCAACGAGCGCTACTACTACGAGAACTTCGCCGGCCGCGACGCCGTCCTGTCGGCCCTGTTCGACACCATCGCCGAGGAACTGGCCACCGCCCTGCTCGCGGGCCTGCAATCCGCCCCCGACGACACCCGCGCCAAGGCCCACGCCGCCATCACCGCCGGCATCCACGTCCTCACCGAAGACCCCCGCAAGGCCCGGGTGGCGCTGGTCGTCAGCACCGCCACCCCCGAATTGCGCACCCGCACAACCCACACCATCAAGGCCTTCGCGAATCTCGTGGCCGCCGAGGGCATCGACTTCTACGGCATCACCGAATCCCAGCCCGACCCGCTCATCGGCTTCCGCGCCACCTACCTGGTCGGCGGCCTGGTCCAGACCCTGATGGCCTGGCTACAGGGCGACATCCCCATGACCCGCGACGAACTCGTCGAAGCCACCACCGACGTCTTCGTGCTGCTGGGCGAGGACCTGGCCCGGGAGATCCGGCGCTGA
- the trpS gene encoding tryptophan--tRNA ligase, giving the protein MSTPEPTAERKQRVLSGIQPTSDSFHLGNYLGALQYWVRLQDDFDAFYFIPDLHAITVPQDPKELRKRTKVSAAQLLALGVDPKKSTLFVQSQVPEHAELTWVLNCITGFGEASRMTQFKDKSVKQGADNATVGLFTYPVLMAADILLYRPQLVPVGEDQRQHLELTRNLAQRFNTRYKKTFVVPEAHIVTGTAKIYDLQDPTSKMSKSAASDSGLLSLLDDPKVSAKKIRSAVTDTEREIRYDPETKAGVSNLLVILSSLTDTPIVTLEQDYAGKGYGDLKSDTADALIEFVTPLRAKVQEYMSDQGELDRVLAAGAERAREVAGRTLAQVYDRVGFLAR; this is encoded by the coding sequence ATGTCGACTCCTGAGCCGACCGCTGAGCGTAAGCAGCGGGTACTGTCCGGAATCCAGCCCACCAGCGATTCCTTCCACCTCGGCAACTACCTTGGCGCGCTGCAGTATTGGGTGCGGCTGCAGGACGACTTCGACGCCTTCTACTTCATCCCCGACCTGCACGCGATCACCGTTCCGCAGGACCCCAAGGAACTGCGCAAGCGGACCAAGGTGTCGGCCGCCCAGTTGTTGGCGCTGGGCGTCGACCCCAAGAAGTCGACGCTGTTCGTGCAGTCCCAGGTCCCCGAGCACGCGGAACTGACCTGGGTGCTGAACTGCATCACCGGCTTCGGCGAGGCGAGCCGGATGACCCAGTTCAAGGACAAGTCGGTGAAGCAGGGCGCCGACAACGCCACCGTCGGCCTGTTCACCTACCCGGTGCTGATGGCCGCCGATATCCTGCTCTACCGGCCCCAGCTGGTGCCGGTCGGCGAGGACCAGCGCCAGCACCTGGAGCTGACCCGAAACCTGGCGCAGCGCTTCAACACTCGCTACAAGAAGACCTTCGTGGTGCCCGAGGCGCACATCGTGACCGGCACCGCCAAGATCTACGACCTGCAGGACCCGACCTCGAAGATGAGCAAGTCGGCGGCCTCGGACTCCGGCCTGCTCAGCCTGCTCGACGACCCCAAGGTCTCGGCCAAGAAGATCCGCTCCGCGGTCACCGACACCGAACGCGAGATCCGCTATGACCCGGAGACCAAGGCGGGTGTGAGCAACCTGCTGGTCATCCTGAGCTCGCTCACCGACACTCCGATCGTCACGCTCGAACAGGACTACGCCGGCAAGGGCTACGGTGACCTGAAATCGGATACGGCGGACGCGCTCATCGAGTTCGTGACACCGCTGCGTGCGAAGGTGCAAGAATACATGTCTGACCAGGGCGAACTCGATCGTGTCCTCGCTGCCGGAGCCGAGCGGGCACGGGAGGTCGCCGGGCGGACTCTCGCGCAGGTATACGACCGGGTGGGATTCCTCGCCCGCTGA
- a CDS encoding exodeoxyribonuclease III, giving the protein MAKIISTCNVNGVRAASGKGLLEWLAATEADIVCLQETRATDEQTRSALAPALDAGWILSHAEPGLKGRAGVAILSRHQPDAVRIGVGLLQDGTWSPVEEFATLGRYVEADFGDLTIASVYVHTGEADTPMQDEKYRFLDAIGARMLAHPGEFVIMGDWNVAHTELDIKNWKGNVKNAGFLPQERAWVSSMLAAGYADVVRDLHPGVPGPYSWHSYRGRAFDNDAGWRIDYQLARGEIASRAKQAVVERAATYAERWSDHAPVTVQYR; this is encoded by the coding sequence GTGGCGAAAATCATCAGTACGTGCAACGTGAACGGAGTGCGTGCCGCTTCGGGCAAGGGATTGCTCGAGTGGCTGGCCGCTACCGAGGCCGATATCGTCTGCCTGCAGGAGACGCGGGCGACCGATGAGCAAACGCGTAGCGCACTAGCGCCCGCGCTGGACGCCGGCTGGATTCTCAGCCATGCCGAGCCCGGTCTGAAGGGCCGCGCGGGCGTGGCCATCCTGTCCCGGCACCAGCCCGACGCGGTGCGGATCGGGGTCGGACTGCTCCAGGACGGAACCTGGTCGCCCGTCGAGGAATTCGCCACCCTGGGCCGCTACGTCGAGGCCGATTTCGGTGATCTCACCATCGCCAGCGTCTATGTCCACACCGGCGAGGCGGACACGCCCATGCAGGACGAGAAGTACCGCTTCCTCGACGCCATCGGCGCGCGCATGCTCGCCCACCCCGGCGAGTTCGTGATCATGGGCGACTGGAATGTCGCGCACACCGAACTCGACATCAAGAACTGGAAGGGCAACGTCAAGAACGCGGGCTTCCTGCCGCAGGAACGCGCCTGGGTGTCGTCCATGCTGGCCGCCGGGTACGCCGACGTGGTGCGCGACCTGCACCCGGGCGTGCCGGGGCCCTACAGCTGGCACTCCTACCGCGGTCGCGCCTTCGACAACGACGCCGGGTGGAGGATCGACTATCAGCTCGCGCGCGGTGAGATCGCGTCCCGCGCCAAGCAGGCCGTCGTGGAACGGGCCGCCACCTACGCCGAGCGCTGGTCCGACCACGCGCCGGTGACGGTGCAGTACCGATGA
- a CDS encoding phospholipase C: MRKRSRATAAFAALVALSASACSSSSDHAAAETATPIKHVVVIFQENVSFDHYFGTYPTAANTDGTTFTALPNTPKVDGLTPDLLTKNPNKAQPARLGGPGQQITCDQDHEYKDEQLALNGGKMDQFVEHTNVSEGKSCKQPTYGPQGLVMDYYDGNSVTALWNYAQHYAMSDNSWTSTFGPSTVGALNLVAGQTHGVTKMEPPKPGQPFPEDTVLENAGNGQGTVVGDPQPYGDDCSSRDTVQMTGTNIGDLLNKKNVTWGFFQGGFKPTETKDGKAVCGAVHNVGVALGGTGKTGDKAWDTKGDYIPHHEPFQYYTSTANPHHLPPTSVDKIGQTDQANHQYDLTDFWAAADKGNMPAVSYLKAAGYQDGHAAYSDPLDEQQFLVETINHLQQLPEWKDTAVVLAYDDSDGWYDHAAPKLVMNSASEQDGYSAPGVCGDAKANPAKYQGRCGYGQRVPLLVLSPYAKANFVDHGVTDQASILKFIEDNWQTGRIGDDSFDEKAGTLDALFDFKATAQPVLRLDPKTGAAS, from the coding sequence ATGCGTAAACGAAGCCGCGCCACCGCCGCGTTCGCCGCGTTGGTCGCGTTGAGCGCCAGCGCGTGCTCCTCGTCGTCCGACCACGCCGCCGCGGAGACCGCGACCCCGATCAAGCACGTGGTGGTGATCTTCCAGGAGAACGTCTCCTTCGACCACTACTTCGGCACCTACCCGACTGCCGCCAATACCGACGGCACCACGTTCACTGCGCTGCCGAACACGCCGAAGGTCGACGGGCTCACCCCGGACCTGCTCACCAAGAACCCGAACAAGGCGCAGCCCGCGCGGCTCGGCGGCCCCGGCCAGCAGATCACCTGCGACCAGGACCACGAGTACAAGGACGAGCAGCTCGCCCTCAACGGCGGCAAGATGGACCAGTTCGTCGAACACACCAACGTGTCCGAGGGCAAGTCCTGCAAGCAGCCGACCTACGGTCCGCAGGGCCTGGTCATGGACTACTACGACGGCAATTCGGTGACCGCGCTGTGGAATTACGCGCAGCACTACGCCATGAGCGACAACTCCTGGACCTCCACCTTCGGCCCGTCCACCGTGGGCGCGCTGAACCTGGTCGCGGGCCAGACCCACGGCGTCACCAAGATGGAGCCGCCCAAGCCGGGCCAGCCCTTCCCCGAGGACACCGTGCTGGAGAACGCGGGCAACGGCCAGGGCACCGTGGTCGGCGACCCGCAGCCCTACGGCGACGACTGCTCCAGCCGCGACACCGTGCAGATGACCGGAACCAATATCGGTGACCTGCTGAACAAGAAGAACGTCACCTGGGGCTTCTTCCAGGGCGGCTTCAAGCCCACCGAGACCAAGGACGGCAAGGCCGTCTGCGGCGCTGTTCACAATGTCGGTGTGGCGCTGGGCGGTACCGGCAAGACCGGCGATAAGGCGTGGGACACCAAGGGCGACTACATTCCCCACCACGAGCCGTTCCAGTACTACACCTCGACGGCCAACCCGCACCACCTGCCGCCGACCTCGGTCGACAAGATCGGGCAGACCGATCAGGCCAACCACCAGTACGACCTGACCGATTTCTGGGCCGCCGCCGACAAGGGCAACATGCCCGCCGTCAGCTACCTGAAGGCCGCCGGCTACCAGGACGGCCACGCCGCCTACTCCGATCCGCTGGACGAGCAGCAGTTCCTGGTGGAGACCATCAACCACCTGCAGCAGCTGCCGGAGTGGAAGGACACCGCGGTCGTGCTCGCCTACGACGACTCCGACGGCTGGTACGACCACGCGGCCCCGAAGCTGGTCATGAACTCCGCGTCCGAGCAGGACGGCTACTCCGCGCCCGGCGTGTGCGGTGACGCCAAGGCGAATCCGGCCAAGTACCAAGGTCGTTGCGGTTACGGTCAGCGCGTTCCGCTGCTCGTCCTCTCGCCCTACGCGAAGGCCAACTTCGTCGACCACGGTGTCACCGACCAGGCCTCGATCCTGAAGTTCATCGAGGACAACTGGCAGACCGGCCGCATCGGCGACGACTCGTTCGACGAGAAGGCCGGGACCCTGGACGCCCTGTTCGACTTCAAGGCGACCGCCCAGCCCGTCCTGCGCCTGGACCCGAAGACCGGCGCGGCGAGCTAG
- a CDS encoding oxygenase MpaB family protein, with product MPARAAHSGSSKAQSGYFSDDSMIRRVMRKRAVGLTYGQRALVIGAVHPLLYVGTAENTQHRTTPYTRLALTGRLFEAVSLGTREEADRAREFTRKRHAPVEGAIPESAGTANPAGTRYSANDPHLMFMTMAFTFDSAEVMHDLLVRRLTPTEREGLYQDYVRWGELFGMPRGAAPYTYREFRDYFDAYLASGEPHLTDEAKLVGSYLMGQRVAHPLPMPAQQALTGFSLLVQGSLPKRIRDMYDLGWGLREEVAFRGLARAVRTAHLSPPLVGNPLDAPMTGPSYPLYKLVTRREQQLIGSGRASMPGVDPRTWVARNTA from the coding sequence ATGCCTGCACGCGCGGCCCACAGCGGCTCCAGCAAGGCCCAGAGCGGCTACTTCTCCGACGACTCGATGATCCGGCGGGTGATGCGCAAGCGCGCGGTCGGACTCACCTACGGTCAGCGGGCGCTGGTCATCGGCGCCGTACATCCGCTGCTCTACGTCGGCACCGCGGAGAACACCCAGCATCGGACCACCCCGTATACCCGCCTCGCCCTCACCGGCCGGCTGTTCGAGGCCGTCTCCCTGGGCACCCGCGAAGAAGCGGACCGCGCACGGGAATTCACCCGCAAGCGGCACGCCCCCGTCGAAGGCGCCATCCCCGAATCCGCGGGCACGGCCAACCCCGCGGGCACCCGCTACTCCGCCAACGACCCGCACCTGATGTTCATGACCATGGCCTTCACCTTCGATTCCGCCGAGGTCATGCACGATCTGCTGGTCCGCCGCCTCACCCCGACCGAACGGGAAGGGCTGTATCAGGACTACGTGCGCTGGGGTGAACTGTTCGGCATGCCGCGCGGCGCCGCGCCCTACACCTACCGCGAATTCCGCGACTACTTCGACGCCTACCTGGCCTCCGGCGAACCCCACCTCACCGACGAAGCCAAACTGGTCGGCTCCTACCTGATGGGCCAGCGCGTCGCCCACCCCCTCCCGATGCCCGCCCAGCAGGCCCTCACCGGCTTCTCCCTCCTGGTCCAGGGCAGCCTCCCCAAACGCATCCGCGACATGTACGACCTCGGCTGGGGCCTGCGCGAGGAGGTCGCCTTCCGTGGCCTCGCCCGCGCGGTCCGCACCGCCCACCTCTCCCCGCCGCTGGTCGGCAACCCGCTCGACGCCCCCATGACCGGCCCCAGCTACCCGCTCTACAAGCTGGTCACCCGGCGCGAACAGCAGCTGATCGGCTCCGGCCGGGCCAGTATGCCGGGGGTGGATCCGCGCACCTGGGTGGCCAGAAATACGGCCTAG
- the yhjD gene encoding inner membrane protein YhjD has product MFGKVVENVETWIRTRIRRRPWLDHLVRAGGRYQRQRGDYYAAGITYFTVLSLFPLLMVGFAVAGFVLSRNPQWLTDIQDKIVENIPGAAGSSINDLIHRAVESRAGVGTVGLLAGAYAGLGWIGNLRAALTEQWDQPSVKRNWFLAKVSDLLALIGLFLAILVSLGLSVLASSGLISNLLHRLHIHQTAWVTALLTLASLLLAVLANWAVFVWIIARLPLHPVTFRSAARAALIAAVVFEGFKQLASVILRSVVNGPAGVVFGPIIGLMVFSYFTARIILFATAWAATASENEVLEDIPAPAPAVIRPRVTAAGFPAGAGAAWFGAGAFAGVLLSTLRRR; this is encoded by the coding sequence GTGTTCGGCAAAGTCGTGGAGAACGTCGAGACGTGGATCAGGACCCGGATCCGGCGTCGGCCCTGGCTGGACCACCTGGTCCGGGCCGGGGGGCGTTATCAGCGGCAGCGCGGTGACTACTACGCCGCGGGCATCACCTATTTCACGGTGCTGTCGCTGTTCCCGCTGCTGATGGTGGGATTCGCGGTAGCCGGCTTCGTGCTGTCGCGGAATCCGCAGTGGCTCACCGATATCCAGGACAAGATCGTGGAGAACATTCCCGGGGCCGCGGGCAGTTCGATCAACGATCTGATCCACCGGGCGGTGGAATCGCGGGCGGGCGTGGGCACCGTCGGCCTGCTGGCCGGTGCGTACGCCGGGCTCGGCTGGATCGGCAACCTGCGGGCCGCGCTCACCGAGCAGTGGGATCAGCCCAGCGTGAAGCGAAACTGGTTCCTGGCCAAGGTCTCCGACCTGCTGGCGCTGATCGGACTGTTCCTGGCCATCCTCGTCTCGCTGGGCCTGTCGGTGCTGGCCTCCAGCGGGTTGATCAGCAACCTGCTGCACCGGCTGCACATCCACCAGACGGCCTGGGTGACGGCGTTGCTCACGCTGGCGTCGCTGCTGCTCGCGGTGCTCGCCAACTGGGCGGTATTCGTGTGGATCATCGCGCGCCTGCCGCTGCACCCGGTCACCTTCCGCAGCGCGGCCCGCGCGGCGCTGATCGCCGCGGTGGTGTTCGAGGGCTTCAAACAGCTGGCCTCGGTGATCCTGCGATCGGTGGTCAACGGCCCGGCGGGCGTGGTGTTCGGACCCATCATCGGACTGATGGTGTTCAGCTACTTCACCGCGCGGATCATCCTGTTCGCCACCGCGTGGGCCGCCACCGCCTCGGAAAACGAGGTGCTCGAGGACATTCCGGCGCCCGCGCCCGCGGTCATCCGGCCCCGGGTGACGGCGGCGGGATTCCCGGCGGGCGCGGGCGCGGCGTGGTTCGGTGCGGGAGCTTTCGCGGGCGTGCTGCTCTCGACGCTGCGCCGGCGCTGA
- a CDS encoding PQQ-binding-like beta-propeller repeat protein, which produces MIERRKVLRDGVILAAAGLLAACGVPRRDSATSAAGSVAWEFKADGPIRGMRYGSGAVVAESDGLLTGIDAKTGRALWRLPISTPGIAQRACPWNGTLVVCGAEPDAAGDRAVAVDLASGQRKWVFDAPEGVTLSGAFGVRDQVLYLIAVDHGGAGREVWAVDLTTKSVKWKAPCVNDGLTVPETGSLLYNQKPGTGGDVVALESETGATAWSRAGDAAVSASTIASGLVKGAVLASDGAHTVSGLDPKTGVALWSTPALPYPAGTVFGSGDAYFLCDGAKLHAMSPGGETSPLWSLTVSDKGEAVDAAGYQAAGSVYLLAARTLRAIDAHTSKTRWLQTIPDKPGQDVHFALGDTHCYVESAADDATVTAIAR; this is translated from the coding sequence GTGATCGAACGTCGGAAAGTGTTGCGCGACGGTGTGATTCTGGCCGCCGCGGGCTTGCTGGCGGCGTGCGGCGTACCGCGCCGGGACAGCGCGACCTCGGCGGCGGGCAGCGTGGCCTGGGAATTCAAGGCCGATGGCCCGATCAGGGGGATGCGATACGGGTCGGGCGCGGTGGTGGCCGAATCCGACGGACTGCTCACCGGGATCGACGCCAAGACCGGGCGGGCGCTGTGGCGGCTGCCGATCAGCACGCCGGGGATCGCGCAGCGGGCCTGCCCGTGGAACGGGACGCTGGTGGTGTGCGGCGCGGAACCCGATGCCGCCGGTGACCGGGCGGTCGCGGTGGATCTGGCGTCCGGGCAACGGAAATGGGTGTTCGACGCACCCGAGGGGGTCACGCTCTCCGGCGCGTTCGGGGTCCGTGACCAGGTGCTGTACCTGATCGCCGTCGATCACGGCGGCGCCGGGCGCGAAGTCTGGGCCGTCGACCTGACCACGAAATCGGTGAAGTGGAAGGCGCCCTGCGTCAACGACGGACTGACCGTGCCCGAGACCGGCTCACTGCTCTACAACCAGAAGCCCGGCACCGGCGGCGATGTCGTCGCCCTCGAATCGGAGACCGGCGCGACCGCCTGGTCGCGGGCGGGCGATGCGGCCGTCTCGGCCAGCACCATCGCCTCCGGCCTGGTCAAGGGCGCGGTCCTGGCCAGCGACGGCGCCCACACGGTCTCCGGCCTGGACCCGAAAACCGGTGTGGCGCTGTGGAGCACACCCGCTCTGCCGTATCCGGCAGGCACCGTCTTCGGCTCCGGCGACGCCTACTTCCTGTGCGACGGTGCGAAACTCCACGCCATGAGCCCCGGCGGCGAGACCTCCCCGCTGTGGAGCCTCACCGTTTCCGACAAGGGCGAGGCCGTCGACGCGGCCGGCTACCAGGCCGCGGGCTCGGTCTACCTGCTGGCCGCCCGCACCCTGCGCGCCATCGACGCGCACACCAGCAAAACCCGCTGGCTGCAGACGATCCCGGACAAGCCGGGCCAGGACGTGCACTTCGCCCTCGGCGACACCCACTGCTACGTCGAGTCCGCCGCCGACGACGCCACGGTCACCGCGATCGCGCGCTGA
- a CDS encoding D-alanyl-D-alanine carboxypeptidase family protein — protein sequence MTLFSGVACGPLPGTAWAEPSATSPSTTTTPFTTPNTDTCPNKTTPPSPIDSSEVPEPGQKAPAALPIPDPPIGGKRLGGCGVILPAGAGPLPEGISATAWEVADLDSGTVLAAKDPHGRYRPASTIKVLLAAVAIPALALDTVVTGTQDDANADGTRVGIGPGGTYTNKQLFQALIMASGNDAAHAISTQLGGDDATVAKMNAMAKQLQAFDTRAASPSGLDGPGMSTSAFDLAMLFRHSMTLPLFAELIHTEQVDFPGFPADPKIPGDKDHPGFPIANDNHLLYEYDGAIGGKTGYTDDARQTFVAAAERNGRRYVVTLLKADVRPFRPWEQAAKLLDWAYALPAGASVGTMPDATAGSNPSVALASPPAPPEAAPESDSGSGGNHENLRITLIVGGVILVLVLLLAARRLSRRR from the coding sequence CTGACCCTGTTCTCGGGCGTCGCCTGCGGGCCGTTACCGGGAACCGCGTGGGCCGAGCCGTCGGCAACGTCGCCGTCGACCACCACGACGCCGTTCACCACCCCCAATACCGACACCTGCCCGAACAAGACCACGCCGCCGTCCCCAATCGATTCCTCCGAGGTGCCCGAGCCCGGGCAGAAGGCTCCGGCGGCGCTGCCGATTCCGGATCCGCCCATCGGGGGCAAGCGACTGGGCGGGTGCGGGGTGATCCTGCCGGCCGGGGCCGGTCCACTGCCGGAGGGGATCTCGGCGACCGCATGGGAGGTGGCCGACCTGGATTCGGGGACGGTGCTCGCCGCCAAGGACCCGCACGGCCGGTATCGCCCCGCCTCCACCATCAAGGTGCTGCTGGCGGCGGTGGCGATCCCGGCGCTGGCGCTGGACACGGTGGTGACCGGCACCCAGGACGACGCCAATGCCGACGGCACCCGGGTCGGCATCGGCCCGGGCGGCACCTACACCAACAAGCAGCTGTTCCAGGCCCTGATCATGGCGTCGGGAAACGATGCGGCGCATGCCATCTCGACCCAGCTGGGCGGGGACGACGCCACCGTCGCGAAGATGAACGCGATGGCGAAACAGTTGCAGGCGTTCGACACTCGCGCCGCCAGCCCTTCCGGGCTGGACGGTCCCGGCATGAGCACCTCGGCCTTCGACCTGGCCATGCTGTTCCGGCATTCGATGACGCTGCCGCTGTTCGCGGAATTGATCCACACCGAGCAGGTGGACTTCCCCGGTTTCCCGGCCGATCCGAAGATCCCCGGCGACAAGGATCATCCGGGCTTCCCGATCGCCAACGACAACCATCTGCTCTACGAGTACGACGGCGCGATCGGCGGCAAGACCGGCTACACCGACGACGCCCGCCAGACCTTCGTGGCGGCCGCCGAACGCAATGGCCGCCGGTACGTGGTGACCCTGCTCAAGGCGGATGTGCGGCCGTTCCGGCCGTGGGAGCAGGCGGCCAAACTGCTCGACTGGGCCTACGCGCTCCCGGCCGGGGCGAGCGTGGGCACCATGCCCGATGCGACCGCGGGCTCGAATCCGTCGGTGGCGTTGGCCAGTCCGCCCGCGCCGCCGGAGGCGGCACCGGAGTCCGATTCCGGCTCGGGCGGCAATCACGAGAATCTGCGTATCACGCTCATCGTCGGCGGCGTGATCCTGGTCCTGGTGTTGCTGCTGGCCGCGCGGAGGCTGAGCCGCCGCCGCTGA
- a CDS encoding barstar family protein, whose product MTQPTPLSQFLSAPAVADVTARTAPAPVLGVLPVGAAEFSGVRYRMPDGYLCRELRGRKMRTVTEVFDEFAAAFQFPYYFGENKDAFDECLRDIDDFVGAAPGYVAVIRNAALMLDQQPDERDWFAEAMTDCAAIWASRGIPFRVVLQDATPPGLPVIPLALDPDSPNP is encoded by the coding sequence ATGACCCAGCCCACGCCGTTGTCGCAGTTCCTCTCCGCTCCCGCCGTCGCCGACGTCACCGCGCGCACGGCGCCCGCCCCGGTGCTCGGCGTGCTGCCGGTCGGCGCGGCCGAATTCTCCGGCGTCCGTTACCGGATGCCCGACGGCTACCTCTGCCGGGAGCTACGCGGCCGCAAGATGCGCACGGTCACCGAGGTTTTCGACGAGTTCGCGGCGGCCTTCCAATTCCCGTACTACTTCGGGGAGAACAAGGACGCCTTCGACGAATGCCTGCGCGACATTGACGATTTCGTCGGCGCGGCGCCGGGATACGTGGCGGTGATCCGCAATGCGGCGCTCATGCTCGATCAGCAGCCGGACGAACGGGACTGGTTCGCCGAGGCGATGACCGACTGCGCGGCGATCTGGGCGTCGCGCGGCATCCCGTTCCGGGTGGTGCTGCAGGACGCCACCCCGCCCGGATTGCCGGTGATCCCACTGGCATTGGATCCGGACTCGCCGAATCCGTGA
- a CDS encoding ester cyclase → MTDQATESVDTPLHLQGRDAVIAAAAPEDWREGAPDYHLSKEVIPVERSTQHAPDSLEHIVEELVKVFEMEVSHKKDPAKWVSLVAEHYRGRVNGGQWQDAEEFARIGSYNILIGENPFYDVAGEDFESSHKIFHTAFPGGFFWEVLEVLSGPPTVTFKWRHWGRYEGEYKGHQPTGELIEMTGVTIAKVSEDLRIVELEHFYDNNKLLGPLAHGCPVNHTAN, encoded by the coding sequence ATGACTGACCAAGCAACCGAATCCGTCGACACCCCTCTGCACCTGCAGGGCCGCGACGCCGTAATCGCCGCCGCCGCACCGGAGGACTGGCGCGAGGGCGCGCCCGACTACCACCTGAGCAAGGAAGTCATTCCGGTCGAGCGGAGCACCCAGCACGCGCCGGATTCGTTGGAGCACATCGTCGAAGAGCTCGTGAAGGTCTTCGAGATGGAGGTCTCGCACAAGAAGGACCCCGCCAAGTGGGTCTCGCTGGTGGCCGAGCACTACCGCGGCCGGGTCAACGGCGGTCAGTGGCAGGACGCCGAGGAGTTCGCGCGCATCGGGTCCTACAACATCCTGATCGGCGAGAACCCCTTCTACGACGTCGCCGGTGAGGACTTCGAGTCCTCGCACAAGATCTTCCACACCGCCTTCCCCGGCGGCTTCTTCTGGGAGGTGCTGGAAGTCCTGTCCGGCCCGCCGACCGTCACCTTCAAGTGGCGCCACTGGGGTCGCTACGAGGGCGAGTACAAGGGCCACCAGCCCACCGGCGAGCTCATCGAGATGACCGGCGTGACCATCGCCAAGGTCTCCGAGGACCTGCGCATCGTCGAGCTCGAGCACTTCTACGACAACAACAAGCTGCTCGGTCCGCTCGCCCACGGTTGCCCTGTGAACCACACCGCCAACTAG